Proteins co-encoded in one uncultured Draconibacterium sp. genomic window:
- a CDS encoding N-6 DNA methylase: MLQNNSTLKSLIEKLWNNFWSGGIANPLTAIEQITYLLFMKRLDDLEAKRERDAEFTGERYNSRFKGTFVIPGTEEKVDKNELRLSVFKHYPAEQMLMHVQTKVFPFLKVLNGETSAFTKHMKNAVFIMPKASLLVEAINIIEQIFTEIERDATEGGQAFQDIQGDVYEMLLSEIATAGKNGQFRTPRHIIKLMAELVAPQLGQRIADPACGTSGFLLGAYQYILSDLVRKKDPKKLVKDEDGFERAAISAVLTKKVKEILDQSFSGYDIDTTMVRLGMMNLMMHGIDEPLIDYKDTLSKSYNETGQYDVILANPPFTGNIDKGDINETLQLPTTKTELLFVERIFHMLKIGGTAAVIVPQGVLFGSGKAFKTLRQTLIEKAELKAVIAMPSGVFKPYAGVATAILLFTKGGETNNVWFYGMENDGYSLDDKRNKIAGSDLLDIVKCYKARKPGKDNDRKSKHFFVPKAEIEENGYDLSFSKYKEEVYEEVIYEKPDIIIGKLESIENEISKGLTELKGLMQ, translated from the coding sequence ATGCTGCAAAATAACAGCACATTAAAATCATTAATAGAAAAGCTCTGGAATAATTTCTGGAGCGGCGGCATTGCCAATCCACTTACGGCAATAGAGCAGATAACATATTTGCTTTTCATGAAGCGTTTGGACGATTTAGAAGCCAAGCGTGAACGCGATGCTGAGTTCACTGGGGAGCGTTATAATTCCCGTTTTAAAGGAACGTTTGTTATTCCCGGGACAGAAGAGAAAGTGGATAAAAATGAATTACGATTAAGCGTATTCAAACACTATCCGGCTGAACAAATGTTAATGCACGTTCAAACAAAAGTTTTTCCGTTTCTGAAAGTATTAAATGGTGAGACCTCGGCTTTTACCAAACATATGAAGAATGCCGTCTTTATTATGCCCAAGGCGAGTTTACTGGTCGAAGCTATTAATATCATTGAACAGATTTTTACAGAAATAGAACGAGATGCAACAGAAGGCGGCCAAGCTTTTCAAGATATTCAAGGCGATGTTTATGAAATGCTACTTTCTGAAATCGCAACGGCTGGGAAAAATGGACAATTTCGTACCCCCCGCCATATTATCAAACTGATGGCTGAATTGGTTGCGCCACAGCTTGGGCAACGTATTGCTGACCCAGCATGTGGTACAAGCGGATTTTTGCTTGGAGCCTATCAATACATCCTGAGCGATTTGGTAAGAAAGAAAGACCCGAAAAAACTTGTAAAGGATGAAGATGGATTTGAAAGGGCGGCTATCAGTGCCGTTCTCACCAAAAAAGTAAAGGAAATTCTTGACCAAAGTTTTTCCGGTTACGACATTGATACGACCATGGTGCGTTTAGGAATGATGAACCTGATGATGCACGGTATTGACGAGCCTTTGATTGATTATAAGGACACTCTTAGTAAGAGCTATAATGAAACAGGACAGTACGACGTCATCTTGGCAAATCCGCCTTTTACCGGAAATATTGATAAAGGCGATATAAATGAAACGCTTCAATTGCCGACAACTAAGACCGAATTGCTGTTTGTTGAGCGTATTTTTCACATGCTTAAAATAGGCGGTACGGCGGCGGTGATTGTTCCTCAAGGGGTATTATTTGGTAGTGGCAAAGCATTTAAAACATTACGTCAGACCCTTATAGAAAAAGCTGAGCTAAAAGCAGTAATAGCCATGCCAAGCGGTGTGTTTAAACCCTATGCCGGAGTGGCTACCGCTATTTTACTCTTTACCAAAGGTGGTGAAACCAACAATGTCTGGTTTTACGGTATGGAGAACGACGGTTACAGCTTGGATGATAAACGCAATAAGATTGCAGGTAGCGATTTGTTGGATATAGTAAAATGCTACAAAGCCCGCAAACCAGGAAAAGACAATGACCGAAAAAGTAAACACTTTTTTGTTCCTAAGGCTGAAATCGAAGAAAACGGCTATGACCTGAGTTTTAGTAAGTACAAAGAAGAAGTGTATGAAGAAGTGATATATGAAAAGCCGGATATAATTATAGGTAAACTGGAAAGTATCGAAAATGAGATTAGTAAAGGTTTGACTGAACTTAAAGGCTTGATGCAATGA